The proteins below are encoded in one region of Nitrospira sp.:
- the ylbG gene encoding hypothetical protein yields the protein MNGRKQSIQKGLGVLALAERLQNVSLACRLSSVSRAHYYRLKKTYEIRAEDRVPARSNTPFRGFSHMPREAEYVILKMTAQYPTIACSGLVMRLRLDGIKIPGDMVKSVWKKYGLTTRAARVSWMGKPDPWMLIEMQIKRQVTC from the coding sequence ATGAACGGTCGCAAGCAATCGATACAGAAAGGGTTAGGGGTACTTGCCTTGGCGGAACGGCTGCAGAACGTTTCTTTGGCATGCAGGCTTTCGAGTGTCAGTCGGGCTCATTATTACCGTCTCAAGAAGACGTATGAGATCCGAGCGGAGGACCGGGTGCCCGCCAGGAGCAACACTCCTTTCCGTGGGTTCTCTCACATGCCTCGTGAAGCGGAGTATGTCATTCTTAAAATGACGGCACAGTATCCGACTATTGCGTGCTCTGGGCTTGTGATGAGACTCAGACTGGATGGCATCAAAATTCCCGGTGATATGGTGAAATCTGTGTGGAAAAAATATGGACTGACCACCCGCGCCGCCCGAGTGTCGTGGATGGGGAAACCGGATCCATGGATGTTGATCGAGATGCAGATAAAAAGACAGGTCACCTGCTAA